Part of the Fusobacterium sp. genome is shown below.
TACATCTTCATATTTTGGATTTTCAGTATTTCCATTAGCATAACCAGATACAGCATTTATTACACCATATATTTTTTTCATATAGGCTTCTACACCCCAAAAACATCCTCCTGCTAAATATATTTCTTTAATGTTTTGTGAATTTCTCATTATTTTCTCATTTGTTTCCATTGTATTTTTCATAGTTATTTCATTTTTAATATTTAACTCTTTTTCTATGTCTTCTTTTGAAGGTTGTCCAGGATAATACTTCTCTATTTCTCCTTTTTCATTTATAAATATTGATGTAGGATAAGCTTCTATATCTATTATTTCTAATAACTGACCTTCTTCATCAATAAGTACTTTAATATTTTTGTATTCTAAAGAATTAAACCATTCTTTAAATTCTTTTATCTCCTTTTCTCCATATCTCCCTGGAAAAACTATAGACATTACTTCAAATTCTGTTGTATTTTTACTCATTTCATTTAATTTTTCTAAACCTGCTAAACAAATAGGACACCAAGAAGCCCATGCTTTTAAATAAGTTTTTTTCCCACTCTGATCAAATGAATATTCTTCACCATTTATATCTTTAATGCTTACTAATTTTTTCATATTCTCCTCCTTTATTAAGTTTATAAAATATTATTTCTTTGTAATAACCAACCTTTCTAATAAGGATATTTTTAATAATTCCATATATAATTGAGTATATAATTTTATTTTTAGAAATATAAAAATAGCCCATTTTTAACTAGCTGCTTCATAATAAGTTTTAGATTATTTTTAATTCTAATATTATTCTATTACTGTTAGCATCTTCTAATTCCTTTAATCATTATATTGAATTTTTATATTTTTATCTTTAAAAATAAAAATGACTGATAAACAAATAAGCTTATCAGTCATTGATTTACACTCTGAGATAATTCTTAAAAAAATCATCTCTTTATTTATAATTCTGATGGTTCTTCATCAGAAGAAACTATTCCTTTTATTTTTCTTTCAGTAGCTCTTATCATTCTTGGAATAAAATACTCTTTTTCATTTTCTTCTTCTTTAGTCTTTCTAGCATATATATTTTGTAATTCTTCTTTATATTCAGCAACCTGTCCACCATAAGCTGATATATCTTTTACAGGATATTCTTTTAAGTTTGGATATTCTTTATTTAATATTGCATTCCATTCTTCAACTTGATCTTTATGTAGCGAAAGAATAAGATCAACATCTCCAGTAAATTTTATCTCTTTGATAACATCTCCAACTTCAAGTTTTCTTATCTTTTCAAAATCAGAATCACTTATATATTCACCAAATATAGTGTGTTTTCCATTTAACCATTCAGCAGGATATAAAGTCATAAAATATTGTGACCCTCCTGTATTAGGTCCAGCGTTAGCCATAGCTAACATACCTTGTTGAAAAAAATCAAGCCAATTAACTATTTCATCAGGGATGAAATATCCTGGTCCACCAGTTCCAGTTTCAGTAGGATCTCCTCCTTGAACAACAAAGTTTTCTACAGCACGATGTATCTTAGTATTATCATAATATCCTCTTTTAGCTAGATTAACAAAGTTAGCAACCGTAACTGGAGCTGCTTCTGGATAAAGATAAAAACTTATTTCCCCTTGTGTTGTTACAAATGTAGCTCTTACATCATTATATCTTGCAACCTCTTGACTATTAAGCATTTTTTTCAGACTTGAACAAGAAACTGCACTCACAAAAACTAGTACCATTAATAAAAACTTAAATATATTTTTCATATTAATCTATAATCCTCCTGTAATTTGAATGTAATTACTATTCTATGATATAATTATACTATACTTTCATATACTATTACAAGTCTAATTATTTAACAAAATATTTTTGTAGACTTTTTGTAGATAAAGTTAATATTATTGATATTCCTATCAGCAGTACAGAAAGTGCGTTTATAACTGGTGAAACTCCCAATCTGATCATAGAATAAATACGCAGTGGAAGGGTAGAAGACCCTGGTCCTGCTACAAAAAAAGTAGTTACAAAATCATCAAAAGACAGTGTAACAGATATTAAAAATCCTGATACTATTCCTGGAAGAATAGCTGGTATTATTACTTTTATTAAAGTTTGAAGCTCTGTTGCTCCAAGATCGTAAGCTGCTTCAACTATTGCATAATCAAATTCTTCTAATCTTGATAAAATAATAAAAAGCACAAAAGGTATATTAAAAGTAGTATGTGCTATAAATATAGTTGTCAAACCAAGTTCAAATTTTATTGTAGCAAATAAAATTAAAAGAGATACTCCAAGTATTATTTCTGGTATTACCAATGGAATATAAGTTAAAAGCTGCAATGCTTTTTTTCCTTTAAAGTCATACCATTGAAGCCCAATAGCTCCTAATGTTCCTATTACTGTGGAAATTATCCCTGACAACACAGCTATAAATACACTATATCTAAATGCTTTCCAAATATTATCTGAATACATGAAAAGTTCTTCATACCATTTTAAAGAAAATCCTTTCCAAACCATAGATTTTCCTTCATTGAAAGAATAGATAATCAATATGAGCAAAGGAATATAGAAAAACAGCATTGAAAGTAAAAAGAAAAATAGTGAAGTTTTTCTCTTATTCATTTTCATCAACTCCTTCATCAAGTTTCATCTTTCTATTACTTAATTTCATGAAAATAAATATTGCAATAGATGTTACCAGTATTAATGCCCCTGATATAGTAGATGCTAAAGGCCAATTTCTAGTAACAGTCAAATGCTGAGCTATTATATTCCCAAGCATAGTGGCTTGTGTTCCTCCAACTAATTTAGGAACAGCATAAGAACCCAATGTAGGAATAAATGTAAATAGAACAGCTGTTATTATTCCAGGTTTTATGTTAGGAATAAATATTTTAAAAAATGCCTGTCCATTTGTTGCTCCTAAATCTCTTGCTGCTTCCATTAGAGAAAAATCAAACTTTTCTATTACTGCATAAAGAGGAAGTATAGCAAAAGGCAGACTTGTATATACTGATATTACTATAACAGCACCTGTATTATAAAGAAACTGCAGTGGTTCATTTATTATTCCTATTTTCATAAGAATAGAATTAATAAATCCATTATTACCAAGAAGTGCTATCCATGCATATATCCTTATTAGAAAATTTGTCCAAAATGGTACAATTACTAAAAACAGCAGCTCTTTTTTATATTTAGATCTAGCTATATAATAAGATGTAGGTATGGATAAGAGAACTGTGAAAACAGTTACCAATACAGATATATATGTTGTTTTAAAAAGTATAGTCAGAAAAACTTTATCTGTAAATATATAAAAACTTGCAGTAGACAATTCTAATTCTACTCCACCATAAGTTCCTTTCTTTAAAAAAGCATATGCTAATACTATAACCATTGGAATCATAAAAAAGATTATCAGCCATAAAGTTATTGGCAGAGTGTATAAAGTTCCTAGTTTATTTTTCTTCACCAGTTCTCACCTCTACTAAAAATCCATCATCTGCATCCCAAGATATATAAGCATCTTCATCCCACCAGATAGCTCCTTCATCATTATCATCAAAATAAACAGCATGCTGCTTGAATACTTTAAATGGATTTTTTTTATCATTATTAAGCCAAACAAAGTATTTACTTTGAAATCCAGAATAAATAACTTCATCTACATATACTTTCAATATGTTATGATTTTCATTTAATTTTTTAGGCATAGTCTTTGATAATTTTATTTTTTCAGGTCTTATTGAAACTTGAACATAATCTCCTACTTTTGCTGGTTTATCCATTTCAAAAATAAGTTCTCCTAAATCATCATTTATAAGAGTTGCATATATTTCATTCTGTATTGATATTATTCTTCCATCAAAAAAATTATTCTCTCCTATAAAATCAGCTACAAAAGAATCTGCAGGAGCCTCATACACCTCTGCTGGAGTTCCTACTTGCAGTACCTTTCCTTCATTCATTACAGCTATTCTGTCAGAAATAGAGAGCGCTTCCTGCTGATCATGTGTTATAAAAATAAATGTTATTCCTACTTCATCATGGATAGTGTCCAATTCTATTAAAAGATTTTGCCTCAATTTAGCATCAAGAGCTGACAAAGGCTCATCTAAAAGAAGTACCCCTGGTTTATTTATCAAGGCTCTGGCTATAGAAACCCTCTGTTGCTGCCCTCCAGATAATTGATTTGGTTTTTTATATATATGTTCATTAAGTCCTACCATTTTAATAAATTTCTTTACTTCTTCATCAATGGTTGCCTCATCTACTTTTTTTATTCTCAATGGAAATGCTACATTTTCATATACACTCAAGTGCGGGAATAAAGCATATTTTTGAAAAATAGTATTTACATTTCTTTTATTAGGAGGAAGTGATATTATATTTTCATCTCCTAAATAAATTGCTCCACTATCAGGTTCTATAAATCCAGCTATCATTCTCAAAAGTGTAGTCTTTCCACATCCTGAAGGTCCTAAAATAGAAAAAAATTCTCCATCTTCTATATTTAAATTGATGTTCTTTAATACTTGAACTCCATCATAACTTTTATTGATATTTTCAATTTTAATATCTTTTTTTCTCAATCTTTTTTTACCTCCAATTTTAATCTATTTTTACTTTTATTAATATTTCTTATAATATTTTTATAAACTTTTCTTAAATATCATCCTAAAGAAAAATTACATCTTTAATTATATCATAATTGAGAATATTTTAAAATAAATTATCCAGAATTCTCTAACTTTTTCCAAAAATTACCAAAATAAAAAATAAAATAAGAGTATAATTGAAGAATTTTAGAAAATATGTTATGATATCTTTGAAATTTTTTTTACATAATTTTTACATTGGATTTATGTCAAATAAAAAATTTATATAATTTGGGAGGAAATTAATGTATTTAGACGTCTTTTTTAAGGTGGTAGGAGGACTGGGACTTTTCCTTTATGGTATGGAAAATATGTCTTCTGGAATGCAGAAAATAGCTGGAGAAAAATTGAAAAAAACTTTAGCTGCTCTTACTACTAATAGGATAATGGCTATTCTTATGGGGATATTTGTAACAGGAATGGCACAATCTTCATCTGTAAGCACTGTTATGACAATAGGTTTTATCAATGCTTCTCTTCTCACTCTTCAGCAAGGTCTTGGTGTTATTCTTGGAGCTAATATTGGTACTACTATTACTGGATGGCTTTTAGCTCTTAACATTGGTAAATATGGACTCCCAATAGTTGGATTTGCAGCTATTACATTCATGTTTTTAAAAGGGGAAAAAAGCAGAACTAGAGCTCTTACAATAATGGGGTTTGGATTTATTTTTTTAGGACTTGAATTAATGAGTACAGGATTAAGTCCATTAAGAACACTTCCTAAATTTATAGAATTATTTCATTCTTTTAAAGCAAATACATTTTTAGGAGTTATAAAAGTTGCGCTTGTTGGTGCTCTCCTTACTGCTGTTGTCCAATCTTCAGCTGCTACTTTGGGAATCACTATTACATTAGCTGTACAGGGACTTATAGATTATCCTACAGCAGTTGCTCTTGTTCTTGGAGAAAACGTTGGTACTACAGTTACTGCATTATTTGCTTCTATTGGTGCCAATTCAAATGCTAAAAGAGCTGCTTATGCTCATACTCTCATCAATATAGTTGGAGTTATATGGGCAACTGTATTATTTAAACCATACTTAAAATTATTAGAAAATTTTTCAGATCCAGCTGTAAATATCTCTACATCAATAGCTACTGCACATACTATTTTTAATATAGTAAATGTTATTTTATTCATTCCATTTGTTGGCTATCTAGCTAAGTTCTTATGTAAAATTGTTAAAGATGATGATAATGGTGTTGTAAAAGTAACTCGTTTAAGCTCTCTGATGGTGACCCTTCCCAATGTTATTATCAGCCAGACTAAAACAGAAATATTAGCAATGGCTTCTAATATCAAAGAGGTATTCTTTAAACTGGAAGAACTTTATTATGATGATTCCAAATTAGAAGTCTATTGTGAAGAAATAAATGGAATTGAATATAAACTTGATCTTTATGAAAAAGAAGTATCTGATGCAAATTTCTCCATACTTAATAAAGGACTGCAAGCATCTTATGTAGAACAAACAAGAGGAAATCTTATTACATGTGATGAATATGAAACTATCAGTGATTACCTTGCAAGAGTATCCAATGGACTTAGAAGGCTGAAATCTGATGATATTCTCCTTACTGATGTAAAAAAAGAAACTCTTCAAAAACTTAATAGTATGGTTTTTGATTTTTTCGATGACATAAATAAAGCCTATGATACAAATAATAAAGAACTCTTCATTGTTTCTATTAAGAAATACACAGCTATAAAGAATCTCTATAAAGAAGCAAGAAATGAACATTTTGCCAATGAAGCTACTAATAATGATATAATGCCTTCTAAGTTAAGTACTGGGTATATGGATATTCTAAACTATTATAGAAGAGCTACTGACCATATTTATAATATAATTGAACACTATGCAAAAATTTGATTTAAATACTAACAGCTGTCCTGTGGCAGCTGTTTTTTTATCTGCAACTTTAATTTGACAAATTATAAAGCAAAATTGATTGAGTGCAACTATTAAATATAGTAAAATATAATTATTATAAAACATATTTAAGGGGGTATTTTATGAAAAGCATATTATCACAGGAAACAATAAGTAATTTAGAACAAATGGATTATCTTGAAGATATTTTAAAAACTGTATATTCTGGAATAGATAAAGGACTTTATACAGAAGAGGAAATGGAAAATGATCTTGAAGCAGTTTTGTGGCTTGCTTATGCTTATATTAATTATGATACTTACTCTGCATATCTGAAAGCTGAAAGATTATTAAAAAAAGTTGAAAAACAAGGTGGAAAAAATGGAGTTTGGTGCTATCGTTATGCTTCATCTCTTTTATTCTTAAAAAAATATGAATTAGCCCTGAGGTATTGTGAACAAGCAACTGAAAATGACCCTGAGTATCCTTGGGGATGGCTGCTTCTAGCAAAAATGTATTATAAGTTTAATGAAAAAGAAAAAGCTTTTAAAGCTATAGAAAATGGATTGAAACTTGTTCCTAATGATTATGAATTTACCACTTTGAAAAAAGAAATAGAAGATGGAGAAAGTTTTTCAAAAATAATAAATCATTATATTGATGAAGAATATGATAAATCTCGTACAGATGAAGAAGACAGATTAGAAAGATTAGAGAAAGAAATTTCTGAGTACAGAAAAAGATATGAAGGCCGAGCAAAACAAAAATGTTAAGCTTTAAAAAGGAACACCACAAGTTTCAATGTCTCAACTACTAAAAAATCTTTTTAATTTTTTAATATAATATCCTTGTATTATAAGACAGTTAAAATAATCAAGAATAAAGTATTTTTCAATACTTAAAATAAATATCAGAATAAAAATTAGTAACAATCTATAAAATGATTCCTACTTTTTATAAAAAAAGAGGTTGTAGAAATCAGTAAAATAAATTAACGATTTCCAACAACCTCATCTTTTATTTATAGTTATTTAGCCAAATTCCCTGCAACATTTAAAAGATCCCAAGGTCGTGAAAACGGTGGAGCATAACATAAATCCAAATATGCAAGTTCATCTGTTGTCATTCCTTTATCAATACCTGCCGCTAACACATCTACTCTTAATACAGCTCCTTTTTTTCCGATAAGCTGCCCTCCTAAAATTTTCTTAGTATCTGCCTCATAAATAATTTTTACATAAAGATCCTCTTGTCCTGGATAATAAGAAGTTTGATTTTTATCATGTATAAATACAGACTTGTAATTTATTCCCATTTTTTCTGCTTCATCTGATGATAAACCAGTTCTTCCTGCTTCCAAATCTAAAACTTTTATTGCTGCTGAACCTAATGTTCCTTTAAATTCTTTATCTTTTCCAGCAAGATTTTCTCCAACTACTCTTCCTATTTTATTTGATGTAGTAGCCAATGGAATGTACACATTTTCTTTTTTTAATTTATGATAAACAGTTGCACAATCTCCAGCTGCATAAATATCTTTTATACTGCTTCTTCCTCTTTCATCTATAACTATTGCACCATTTTTTAAAGTCTCAATTCCAGTACCATCTAAAAATTTTGTATTAGGTCTCACTCCTGTTGCTAAAACAACTATATCTGCAGGATAAACTCCTTTATTAGTCCTTACTTCAGAAACTTTACCACTTTTTCCTTCAAATTCAGAAACAGATTCACCTAAATTCAGAAATACATCTTTATGCCCTCTTATTTCTTTCTCCATTATATCTGTCATCTCTTTATCAAAGCTTCCTGGAATAACCCTATCATCCAATTGAATTATTCTTACCTCTTTATTCAAATTAACAGCTGCTTCTGCTACTTCCAATCCTATATATCCTGCTCCTATTATTACTACTCTTTTATTTTCTGATTCCATCATAGCTTTTTTTAAAACAATCCCGTCAGAGAATTCTTTCAAAGTAAACACATTTTCTAAATCTATATTTTTAATTGGAGGTTTTACAGCAGAGGCTCCAGTTGTAATTATTAATTCATCATATTTATCTTTAAATATTTCTTCTGTGGTTAAATTTTTTACTGAAATTTCTTTTTTTTCAATATCCACTCCAATAACTTCATGTTTCATTTTTATAGTTATTCCTTCTTTTTGAAATTCTTCTAAAGATTTTGCTATCATTCTTTTTGGATCATCATAAAAATTTCCTACATAATATGGAAGTCCGCAACTCCCCCATGAAATTATATCAGTCATTTCATATACAGTTATCTCAAGGTCTTTTTTCTCTCTTTTAGCTTTTGAAGCAGCACTCATTCCTGCTGCTACTCCTCCTACTATTATTATTTTTTTCATAATACATCCCCTCTCTTAATGCATATATTTCTTTTATTATTCAATTTAAAACAGCTTTTTCCTTTTCTTGATTATAATTTCCATTTTCTTTTTTATAATGATATAATATTAAAATAATACAATTACCCATGGAGATGATTATCATAGACAAAAAAATTTATTATTTTGATAATTCTGCAACTTCTTTTCCAAAACCTGAATCTGTTTATAAAAGTGTTGAACAAGCTATCAGATTTTATGGTGCTAATCCTGGGAGAGGAGGCCATAGAATGACTGTGGAGGCTTCTAAAGCTATTTATGAAACAAGAGAAAAAATTGCTGCTCTTTTCAATATTAAAAATCCTCTTCAAATAGCTTTTACTTATAATTCCACATATGCTTTAAATTTCGCTGTAAAAGGTATTATTCCAAAAAATTCTCATATAATTACTACTTCTCTTGAACATAATTCTGTTTTAAGACCAATTTTTTATGAAAAAGATGAAAACAATGCTCACATATCTATTATATCCCCTTCTGAAGATGGAAATATCCATTCTGAAAATATTATAAATGCTATGACTTCTGAAACAAAAGCTGTTATTCTTACACATATGTCAAATGTCACTGGTGCTATAATTGATTTACTTCCAGTTACCACAGAAGCAAGAAAAAGAAATATTCTAACAATAGTAGATGCTTCACAAAGTGCTGGTTTTTTAGACATAGATGTAGAAAAGTTAAAAATAGATGTACTCTGTTTTACTGGTCATAAATCTTTATTTGGATTACAGGGAACAGGAGGAATATATATCAGAGATGGAATTAAAATTTCTCCTGTAATTGAAGGTGGTACTGGCAGTTTCTCAAAAATGAAAAGACAGCCTCTTTCAATGCCAGAAGCTCTTGAAGCAGGAACTCTTAACACTCCCAGTATAATAAGCCTTGGAGCTGGAATAGATTTTCTGAATTCTGTTGGTTTGGAAAATATAAGAAAACATGAAAATAATCTTACAAAAAAATTTATAGAGGGATTAAAAAATATAAAAGAAATAATAATTTATGGTCCAGAAAAAAGAGGACCAGTTGTTACTCTAAATATTACAGGAATTGATTCTGGAGATCTTGCTGCTTATCTTGATGAAGAATATGGTATTCTTACAAGAGCAGGTATTCATTGTGCTCCCTTAGCCCATGAAACTATGAAATCAGGTGAAAATGGAGGAGTTAGATTTTCTTTTGGATACTTTAATACAGAAGAAGATATCAATTATGCTGTTAATATTCTTAAAAATATAGTTTATGATCTTGAAAGTATTTAATTTTTTAAAAAAAGTATTGCATAAAAAGAAAATATATGGTATTATAATTCTTGTGTCAAACAAGAATATTTTAGATAGAAATTGTTATTTTTTTAATCTAAATATAGTAAGTTGGATCTTTCTTTACAATTTTTGAACATTTGGGGATATAGCTCAGCTGGGAGAGCGACGCACTTGCACTGCGTAGGTCAGCGGTTCGATCCCGCTTATCTCCACCATGCCTAGATAGCTCAGTTGGCTCAACACTTCTTACTTTAAGAAGTGTTTTTTTTTATTTCCTATCCATAAATTTGAATCAAAAAATATCAAAAAAATCATTGACAGAAAATATCTTTTATGATATCATAGTTCTTGTGTCAAGCGGGATTAGCTCAGTTGGTAGAGCGTCAGCCTTCCAAGCTGAATGTCGCGAGTTCGAACCTCGTTTCCCGCTCCAAAACACTGGGGATATAGCTCAGCTGGGAGAGCGACGCACTTGCACTGCGTAGGTCAGCGGTTCGATCCCGCTTATCTCCACCATGCCTAGATAGCTCAGTTGGCTATTTGTATTTAACGCTTCTTAAAATTAAGAAGCGTTTTTTTTATTTTACTTGCTTGACTTACAATTTTAAAATATAATAGAAAATAAGAATAAATAATAATAACAGGTGGTGAAATTAATGAAATCAGAAAGAAGAAATATTGCTTTACTCTATGCAGAGTCAGTGCTTCCAGTGGTATTTGCATAGAGTAAAGTTTACTGGATAATTGGTTCTGCAACTTAGAAATAAAAAAACTAAGGAGTGAAACCGGAATGAAATATATAAATGCAGATATAATATTGCCAGAATATTTAATACAAAAACTTCAAGAGTATGCTCAAGGAAAATACATATATATTCCTATAAAAAAAGGAAAATATAAAAAATGGGGTGAAGTATCTGGTTATAAAAAAGAAATAGAAGAAAGAAATAAAAAGATAAATAAAGAATATCGCAATGGTATATCTGTTTCAGATCTTTCTAAAAAATACTATCTTTCTGTTTCTGGCATTAGAAAAATACTTTATAAAAAATAAATATACAATAAAATATTTATAATAATTTAATTACAAAGGATTAAAAATGAGATATGACAAAGATTTTTGGAATGCACTTGATTATTTAGTTTCTAATTCTACAATAATAATTGACAGACCTAAAGGCAGCACTCATCCAAAATATACAAACTTTATTTATGTGGTAGATTATGGCTATTTATCTGATACCTCTTCTTCAGATAGTGAAGGTATTGATATATGGAAGGGAAGTAGCCCAACTCAAAA
Proteins encoded:
- a CDS encoding CoA-disulfide reductase → MKKIIIVGGVAAGMSAASKAKREKKDLEITVYEMTDIISWGSCGLPYYVGNFYDDPKRMIAKSLEEFQKEGITIKMKHEVIGVDIEKKEISVKNLTTEEIFKDKYDELIITTGASAVKPPIKNIDLENVFTLKEFSDGIVLKKAMMESENKRVVIIGAGYIGLEVAEAAVNLNKEVRIIQLDDRVIPGSFDKEMTDIMEKEIRGHKDVFLNLGESVSEFEGKSGKVSEVRTNKGVYPADIVVLATGVRPNTKFLDGTGIETLKNGAIVIDERGRSSIKDIYAAGDCATVYHKLKKENVYIPLATTSNKIGRVVGENLAGKDKEFKGTLGSAAIKVLDLEAGRTGLSSDEAEKMGINYKSVFIHDKNQTSYYPGQEDLYVKIIYEADTKKILGGQLIGKKGAVLRVDVLAAGIDKGMTTDELAYLDLCYAPPFSRPWDLLNVAGNLAK
- a CDS encoding Na/Pi cotransporter family protein, encoding MYLDVFFKVVGGLGLFLYGMENMSSGMQKIAGEKLKKTLAALTTNRIMAILMGIFVTGMAQSSSVSTVMTIGFINASLLTLQQGLGVILGANIGTTITGWLLALNIGKYGLPIVGFAAITFMFLKGEKSRTRALTIMGFGFIFLGLELMSTGLSPLRTLPKFIELFHSFKANTFLGVIKVALVGALLTAVVQSSAATLGITITLAVQGLIDYPTAVALVLGENVGTTVTALFASIGANSNAKRAAYAHTLINIVGVIWATVLFKPYLKLLENFSDPAVNISTSIATAHTIFNIVNVILFIPFVGYLAKFLCKIVKDDDNGVVKVTRLSSLMVTLPNVIISQTKTEILAMASNIKEVFFKLEELYYDDSKLEVYCEEINGIEYKLDLYEKEVSDANFSILNKGLQASYVEQTRGNLITCDEYETISDYLARVSNGLRRLKSDDILLTDVKKETLQKLNSMVFDFFDDINKAYDTNNKELFIVSIKKYTAIKNLYKEARNEHFANEATNNDIMPSKLSTGYMDILNYYRRATDHIYNIIEHYAKI
- a CDS encoding tetratricopeptide repeat protein is translated as MKSILSQETISNLEQMDYLEDILKTVYSGIDKGLYTEEEMENDLEAVLWLAYAYINYDTYSAYLKAERLLKKVEKQGGKNGVWCYRYASSLLFLKKYELALRYCEQATENDPEYPWGWLLLAKMYYKFNEKEKAFKAIENGLKLVPNDYEFTTLKKEIEDGESFSKIINHYIDEEYDKSRTDEEDRLERLEKEISEYRKRYEGRAKQKC
- a CDS encoding ABC transporter permease produces the protein MNKRKTSLFFFLLSMLFFYIPLLILIIYSFNEGKSMVWKGFSLKWYEELFMYSDNIWKAFRYSVFIAVLSGIISTVIGTLGAIGLQWYDFKGKKALQLLTYIPLVIPEIILGVSLLILFATIKFELGLTTIFIAHTTFNIPFVLFIILSRLEEFDYAIVEAAYDLGATELQTLIKVIIPAILPGIVSGFLISVTLSFDDFVTTFFVAGPGSSTLPLRIYSMIRLGVSPVINALSVLLIGISIILTLSTKSLQKYFVK
- a CDS encoding aminotransferase class V-fold PLP-dependent enzyme, encoding MEMIIIDKKIYYFDNSATSFPKPESVYKSVEQAIRFYGANPGRGGHRMTVEASKAIYETREKIAALFNIKNPLQIAFTYNSTYALNFAVKGIIPKNSHIITTSLEHNSVLRPIFYEKDENNAHISIISPSEDGNIHSENIINAMTSETKAVILTHMSNVTGAIIDLLPVTTEARKRNILTIVDASQSAGFLDIDVEKLKIDVLCFTGHKSLFGLQGTGGIYIRDGIKISPVIEGGTGSFSKMKRQPLSMPEALEAGTLNTPSIISLGAGIDFLNSVGLENIRKHENNLTKKFIEGLKNIKEIIIYGPEKRGPVVTLNITGIDSGDLAAYLDEEYGILTRAGIHCAPLAHETMKSGENGGVRFSFGYFNTEEDINYAVNILKNIVYDLESI
- a CDS encoding CD3324 family protein, with protein sequence MKYINADIILPEYLIQKLQEYAQGKYIYIPIKKGKYKKWGEVSGYKKEIEERNKKINKEYRNGISVSDLSKKYYLSVSGIRKILYKK
- a CDS encoding peptidylprolyl isomerase encodes the protein MKNIFKFLLMVLVFVSAVSCSSLKKMLNSQEVARYNDVRATFVTTQGEISFYLYPEAAPVTVANFVNLAKRGYYDNTKIHRAVENFVVQGGDPTETGTGGPGYFIPDEIVNWLDFFQQGMLAMANAGPNTGGSQYFMTLYPAEWLNGKHTIFGEYISDSDFEKIRKLEVGDVIKEIKFTGDVDLILSLHKDQVEEWNAILNKEYPNLKEYPVKDISAYGGQVAEYKEELQNIYARKTKEEENEKEYFIPRMIRATERKIKGIVSSDEEPSEL
- a CDS encoding ABC transporter permease encodes the protein MVKKNKLGTLYTLPITLWLIIFFMIPMVIVLAYAFLKKGTYGGVELELSTASFYIFTDKVFLTILFKTTYISVLVTVFTVLLSIPTSYYIARSKYKKELLFLVIVPFWTNFLIRIYAWIALLGNNGFINSILMKIGIINEPLQFLYNTGAVIVISVYTSLPFAILPLYAVIEKFDFSLMEAARDLGATNGQAFFKIFIPNIKPGIITAVLFTFIPTLGSYAVPKLVGGTQATMLGNIIAQHLTVTRNWPLASTISGALILVTSIAIFIFMKLSNRKMKLDEGVDENE
- a CDS encoding ABC transporter ATP-binding protein, producing the protein MRKKDIKIENINKSYDGVQVLKNINLNIEDGEFFSILGPSGCGKTTLLRMIAGFIEPDSGAIYLGDENIISLPPNKRNVNTIFQKYALFPHLSVYENVAFPLRIKKVDEATIDEEVKKFIKMVGLNEHIYKKPNQLSGGQQQRVSIARALINKPGVLLLDEPLSALDAKLRQNLLIELDTIHDEVGITFIFITHDQQEALSISDRIAVMNEGKVLQVGTPAEVYEAPADSFVADFIGENNFFDGRIISIQNEIYATLINDDLGELIFEMDKPAKVGDYVQVSIRPEKIKLSKTMPKKLNENHNILKVYVDEVIYSGFQSKYFVWLNNDKKNPFKVFKQHAVYFDDNDEGAIWWDEDAYISWDADDGFLVEVRTGEEK
- a CDS encoding inorganic pyrophosphatase; its protein translation is MRYDKDFWNALDYLVSNSTIIIDRPKGSTHPKYTNFIYVVDYGYLSDTSSSDSEGIDIWKGSSPTQKVNAVICTVDLKKKDSEIKILIGCTNPEIEIIYNAHNSSEFMKGILIIRE